The proteins below come from a single Nocardiopsis gilva YIM 90087 genomic window:
- a CDS encoding TIGR03086 family metal-binding protein: MVSENTVYSALDFTAGKIRGIGDVPLTASTPCTEWNLGQVLNHMINALDLMGRGLAGEGIDRASLDPEATAATPISGAPEAAFAAAAARARTVFADPGIWDRELTGAFSGDCARDVAGVVVGDVTAHGWDIARATGQDETVPEPLVDEAYAFARGFLRPELRGALFGPEVQLGPDATKTRQLMAFLGRQP; this comes from the coding sequence ATGGTCTCCGAAAACACGGTGTACAGCGCGCTCGACTTCACGGCCGGGAAGATCAGGGGCATCGGCGATGTTCCGCTGACGGCCTCCACCCCCTGCACCGAGTGGAATCTGGGACAGGTGCTCAACCACATGATCAACGCCCTGGACCTGATGGGCCGCGGCCTGGCGGGCGAGGGGATCGACAGGGCCTCCCTCGATCCGGAGGCCACGGCCGCCACACCGATCAGCGGCGCCCCGGAGGCCGCCTTCGCCGCGGCGGCGGCCCGGGCACGCACGGTCTTCGCCGACCCGGGTATCTGGGACCGCGAACTCACCGGAGCCTTCTCCGGAGACTGCGCGCGCGACGTCGCCGGGGTGGTGGTCGGCGACGTCACGGCGCACGGCTGGGACATCGCGCGCGCGACCGGTCAGGACGAGACCGTTCCCGAGCCGCTGGTGGACGAGGCCTACGCGTTCGCCCGCGGGTTCCTGCGGCCCGAATTGCGGGGTGCGCTGTTCGGGCCGGAAGTCCAGCTTGGGCCAGATGCGACGAAAACCCGGCAACTCATGGCATTCCTCGGACGGCAGCCCTAG
- a CDS encoding FAD-dependent oxidoreductase — protein sequence MAEPHAVIVGGGIGGLTAALALDRRGWAVTVCERAPVFDPPDVGLALPPNGLRALDALSAGDDVRKRSAVHDVASIRRKDGRWILRTGVEETRRRFGDAVCVLRNVDLADVLLERLPGSVLHTATTVTNVEPGDTRRPARVLTDVGELSADLVVVADGARSTVRPELFLEHPGAVYAGFTCWRAIVPRPPDYPLEYGESWGKGGVAGVLPLSGDEVYCYATGNVPAGGSAQDERSELIRRMDDWHPPLAELFEAARPEAVTRMDVWHIDTPLPALHKGRVALLGDAAHAMTPNLVQGACQAIEDAVVLAHHIDGSVAYLPTALRSYTDARLSRTSALVQRSAQLAEAVQNDSPVVTTLRDTAAGVVGRLAPTLLARYTRPIDDWQPPAGM from the coding sequence ATGGCAGAGCCGCACGCCGTCATCGTCGGTGGTGGTATCGGCGGGTTGACCGCCGCCCTTGCCCTCGACCGCCGCGGATGGGCCGTGACCGTGTGCGAACGGGCACCGGTCTTCGACCCGCCCGATGTCGGGCTGGCCCTGCCCCCCAACGGGCTGCGCGCCCTCGACGCGCTCAGCGCGGGCGACGATGTCCGCAAGCGCTCCGCCGTCCACGACGTCGCCTCGATCCGGCGCAAGGACGGCCGGTGGATCCTGCGCACCGGGGTGGAGGAGACGCGTCGGCGCTTCGGCGACGCGGTGTGCGTGCTCCGCAATGTCGACCTCGCCGACGTCCTGCTGGAGCGGCTGCCCGGCTCGGTGCTGCACACCGCCACCACGGTCACCAACGTCGAACCCGGCGACACCCGGCGCCCGGCGCGGGTGCTGACGGACGTCGGGGAGCTGAGTGCCGACCTCGTGGTGGTGGCCGACGGTGCCCGCTCGACCGTGCGTCCCGAACTGTTCCTGGAGCACCCCGGCGCGGTGTACGCGGGGTTCACCTGCTGGCGCGCCATCGTGCCCCGGCCGCCGGACTACCCGCTGGAGTACGGCGAGAGCTGGGGAAAGGGCGGCGTCGCCGGTGTCCTCCCGCTGAGCGGCGACGAGGTCTACTGCTACGCCACCGGCAACGTCCCCGCCGGTGGGAGTGCCCAGGACGAGAGGTCCGAGCTCATCCGGCGCATGGACGACTGGCACCCGCCGCTGGCCGAGCTGTTCGAAGCCGCCCGGCCCGAGGCGGTCACGCGCATGGATGTCTGGCATATCGACACCCCGCTGCCGGCCCTGCACAAGGGGCGGGTCGCGCTGCTCGGCGATGCCGCGCACGCCATGACGCCCAACCTGGTGCAGGGCGCCTGCCAGGCGATCGAGGACGCGGTCGTGCTGGCCCACCACATCGACGGGTCCGTCGCCTATCTTCCGACGGCGCTGCGCTCCTACACCGACGCCCGGCTGTCCCGCACCAGCGCGCTGGTGCAGAGATCCGCGCAGCTGGCCGAGGCCGTGCAGAACGACTCCCCCGTGGTCACCACCCTCCGCGACACCGCCGCGGGCGTCGTCGGCCGCCTCGCCCCCACTCTCCTGGCCCGCTACACCCGCCCCATCGACGACTGGCAGCCGCCCGCGGGGATGTGA
- a CDS encoding TetR/AcrR family transcriptional regulator, producing the protein MPESSSQRVDLIARTAVHLIASRGLRGLTHRAVDEAAGLPPGSTSYHARTRARLIEIALLHLADEGAALTDPVALGVPASLTSGGLDTMARLIADYLHTTIHEDTERSLARFELALEANRRPELRAVYDGLGRRFQTLATAVLRGLGSPDPQRHARALIAWSEGMVFDSLAGSGAARPPSHDELRTDAAEFLRALLAPADTSVADGTR; encoded by the coding sequence GTGCCGGAATCAAGCAGCCAGCGCGTGGACCTCATCGCACGCACCGCCGTCCACCTCATCGCCTCCCGGGGCCTGCGGGGGCTCACCCACCGCGCGGTGGACGAGGCGGCGGGGCTCCCGCCCGGGTCGACCTCCTACCACGCCCGCACCCGCGCGCGGCTGATCGAGATCGCCCTCCTCCACCTCGCCGACGAGGGGGCCGCGCTCACGGACCCGGTGGCGCTCGGCGTCCCGGCGTCCCTCACGAGCGGCGGACTCGACACGATGGCCCGGCTCATCGCCGACTATCTGCACACCACGATCCACGAGGACACCGAGCGCAGCCTCGCCCGCTTCGAGCTGGCGCTGGAGGCCAACCGTCGCCCGGAGCTGCGTGCGGTCTACGACGGACTCGGCCGCCGGTTCCAGACCCTGGCCACCGCCGTCCTCCGCGGCCTCGGCTCACCCGACCCGCAACGCCACGCCCGGGCGCTCATCGCCTGGTCCGAGGGGATGGTCTTCGACTCGCTGGCGGGCTCCGGCGCCGCCCGTCCGCCGTCCCACGACGAGCTCCGCACCGATGCCGCGGAATTCCTCCGGGCCCTCCTCGCCCCCGCCGACACCTCGGTGGCCGACGGCACGCGCTGA
- a CDS encoding fumarate reductase/succinate dehydrogenase flavoprotein subunit — protein sequence MSEIKRHTYDVVVIGAGGAGLRAAIEAREQGKKTAIISKSLFGKAHTVMAEGGAAAALGNVNPGDNWQVHFRDTMRGGKFLNNPRMAELHAREAPERILELEYWGALFDRTADGRISQRNFGGHEYARLAHVGDRTGLEMIRTLQQRVVQLQQADAAELGDPEAMLKVFAETTVTDLIKDGERLSGALGYIRETGELVLFETPAVVLATGGIGKSFKVTSNSWEYTGDGHALALRCGASLVNMEFVQFHPTGMVWPPSVKGILVTESVRGDGGVLRNAENERFMFRYVPDVFRSQYAETEAEADGWYSDPENHRRPPELLPRDEVARAINTEVKEGRGSPHGGVFLDIASRLPADQIMRKLPSMHHQFKELADVDITAEPMEVGPTCHYVMGGVEVDAATGAALVPGLFAAGEVAGGMHGSNRLGGNSLSDLLVFGRRAGLGAAEYVTELDGERPPVDPEQAERAAEQVLAPLEREDGENPYALHSELQQTMNTLVGIIRRGPEIEQALDALHKLGDRVARVGAEGGSVYNPGWHLALDLRSMLLVAEAIARAALEREESRGGHTRDDFPGMSPEWRRINLIESLTKDGRVRLRRQRVDALRPDLLELFDREELAKYFTDDELPAVPAAAVPEPTAAPGAESGTAKEDDQG from the coding sequence ATGTCCGAGATCAAACGGCACACTTACGACGTGGTGGTGATCGGCGCCGGAGGCGCCGGCCTCCGCGCCGCCATCGAAGCACGTGAGCAGGGCAAGAAGACCGCCATCATCTCCAAGTCCCTGTTCGGCAAGGCGCACACCGTCATGGCCGAGGGCGGGGCGGCGGCCGCGCTCGGCAACGTCAACCCCGGCGACAACTGGCAGGTGCACTTCCGCGACACCATGCGGGGCGGCAAGTTCCTGAACAACCCCCGCATGGCCGAGCTGCACGCCCGCGAAGCCCCCGAGCGCATCCTGGAGCTGGAGTACTGGGGGGCGCTCTTCGACCGCACCGCCGACGGCCGGATCAGCCAGCGCAACTTCGGCGGCCACGAGTACGCCCGGCTCGCCCACGTCGGCGACCGAACCGGCCTGGAGATGATCCGCACGCTGCAGCAGCGCGTGGTCCAGCTGCAGCAGGCCGACGCCGCCGAACTGGGCGACCCCGAGGCGATGCTGAAGGTGTTCGCCGAGACCACCGTCACCGATCTGATCAAGGACGGCGAGCGGCTGTCCGGGGCGCTGGGCTACATCCGGGAGACCGGGGAGCTCGTGCTGTTCGAGACCCCGGCCGTGGTGCTGGCCACCGGCGGCATCGGCAAGTCCTTCAAGGTCACCTCCAACTCCTGGGAGTACACCGGCGACGGCCACGCCCTGGCGCTGCGCTGCGGGGCGAGCCTCGTCAACATGGAGTTCGTGCAGTTCCACCCCACGGGGATGGTCTGGCCGCCCTCCGTCAAGGGCATCCTGGTCACCGAGTCCGTCCGGGGCGACGGCGGGGTGCTGCGCAACGCCGAGAACGAGCGGTTCATGTTCCGCTACGTGCCCGACGTGTTCCGCTCGCAGTACGCCGAGACCGAGGCGGAGGCCGACGGCTGGTACTCCGACCCCGAGAACCACCGGCGGCCCCCGGAGCTGCTGCCCCGCGACGAGGTGGCGCGCGCCATCAACACCGAGGTCAAGGAGGGGCGGGGCTCCCCGCACGGCGGCGTCTTCCTGGACATCGCCAGCCGCCTGCCGGCCGACCAGATCATGCGCAAGCTGCCGTCGATGCACCACCAGTTCAAGGAGCTGGCCGACGTCGACATCACCGCCGAACCCATGGAGGTCGGCCCGACCTGCCACTACGTGATGGGCGGCGTGGAGGTCGACGCCGCGACCGGCGCGGCGCTGGTGCCAGGGCTGTTCGCGGCCGGAGAGGTCGCCGGCGGCATGCACGGCTCCAACCGGCTGGGCGGCAACTCCCTGTCCGACCTGCTGGTCTTCGGCCGCCGGGCCGGTCTGGGCGCGGCCGAGTACGTCACCGAGCTGGACGGCGAGCGCCCGCCCGTCGACCCCGAACAGGCGGAGCGCGCCGCGGAGCAGGTGCTGGCGCCGCTGGAGCGCGAGGACGGCGAGAACCCCTACGCCCTCCACTCCGAACTCCAGCAGACCATGAACACCCTGGTCGGCATCATCCGCCGGGGGCCCGAGATCGAGCAGGCCCTGGACGCGCTGCACAAGCTCGGCGACCGCGTGGCGCGCGTCGGCGCCGAGGGCGGCTCGGTCTACAACCCCGGGTGGCACCTGGCCCTGGACCTGCGGAGCATGCTGCTGGTCGCGGAGGCCATCGCGCGGGCGGCGCTGGAACGCGAGGAGTCGCGCGGCGGGCACACCCGCGACGACTTCCCGGGGATGTCACCGGAGTGGCGCCGGATCAACCTGATCGAGTCGCTGACCAAGGACGGGCGGGTGCGCCTGCGCCGCCAGCGGGTCGACGCGCTCCGGCCGGACCTGTTGGAGCTCTTCGACCGCGAGGAGCTGGCCAAGTACTTCACCGACGACGAACTGCCCGCGGTACCGGCGGCGGCAGTTCCGGAGCCGACGGCGGCTCCGGGAGCGGAGTCGGGCACCGCGAAGGAGGACGACCAGGGATGA
- a CDS encoding NUDIX hydrolase has product MHSVSVAGAIVDTDGRILAIQRADNGHWEPPGGVLELDEDIEAGVRREIFEETGLSVHVDTLTGVYKNIKQGIVALVFRCVPKTRELRLSEETTAVEWLTPDEVAGRMSPAYACRLLDALDTGPPRVRAHDGHDLLAAVPLDP; this is encoded by the coding sequence ATGCACTCGGTTTCAGTCGCGGGCGCGATCGTCGATACGGACGGCCGAATCCTCGCCATTCAGCGAGCTGACAACGGGCACTGGGAACCTCCGGGCGGCGTGCTCGAACTCGATGAGGACATCGAGGCCGGGGTACGCCGCGAAATCTTCGAGGAGACCGGACTGAGCGTCCATGTCGATACATTGACCGGTGTCTACAAGAACATCAAGCAGGGCATCGTCGCCCTGGTCTTCCGATGCGTACCGAAAACCCGCGAACTGCGCCTCTCCGAGGAGACGACCGCCGTCGAATGGCTGACGCCCGACGAGGTCGCGGGACGTATGTCGCCCGCCTACGCCTGCCGCCTGCTGGACGCCCTGGACACCGGGCCGCCGCGGGTCCGGGCGCACGACGGACACGATCTCCTCGCCGCCGTCCCCCTGGACCCCTGA
- a CDS encoding GntR family transcriptional regulator: MDKSTTTDGGRPRYLRIAQDLKLQIHTGALPAGARVPSESELIRRYGVAQGTVRKAVTELRAIGLVETHHGKGTFVRSRPPVRRKSSDRFRRSHRAAGMAAYLAESDQAGVEAEVRVSFVGSLDAPEDIARRLCLPPGKKVLARRRLYLSDGTPTEEATSYIPWDIAKETPELFAENPGPGGIYARLEERGHHLAEYVEEISVRIATKEETSALSMGTGSPVIQLIREAVDKSGRTVEVCDTIMSAGQFVLEYRISADE; encoded by the coding sequence TTGGACAAGTCGACCACGACCGACGGTGGCCGACCGCGCTACCTGCGCATCGCCCAGGATCTGAAGCTGCAGATCCACACGGGCGCGCTGCCCGCCGGCGCGCGGGTTCCCAGCGAGTCCGAACTGATCCGACGCTACGGCGTCGCCCAGGGAACGGTCCGCAAGGCCGTGACCGAGCTGCGCGCGATCGGTCTGGTCGAGACGCACCACGGCAAGGGGACGTTCGTCCGGAGCCGTCCGCCGGTGCGGCGCAAGTCCTCCGACCGGTTCCGCCGATCGCACCGGGCCGCGGGCATGGCCGCCTACCTGGCCGAATCCGACCAGGCCGGGGTCGAGGCCGAGGTCAGGGTCAGCTTCGTCGGGTCGCTCGACGCACCGGAGGACATCGCCCGTCGGCTGTGCCTGCCACCCGGCAAGAAGGTCCTCGCGCGCCGCCGCCTCTATCTGAGCGACGGCACCCCCACCGAGGAGGCGACCTCCTACATTCCGTGGGACATCGCCAAGGAGACGCCGGAGCTGTTCGCCGAGAACCCCGGGCCCGGCGGCATCTACGCCCGGCTCGAAGAGCGCGGGCACCACCTCGCCGAGTACGTCGAGGAGATCTCCGTCCGCATCGCGACCAAGGAGGAGACCTCGGCCCTCTCCATGGGCACGGGGTCGCCGGTCATCCAGCTCATTCGGGAGGCCGTGGACAAGAGCGGTCGCACCGTGGAGGTATGTGACACGATCATGTCCGCTGGTCAATTTGTCCTCGAGTATCGCATTTCTGCCGACGAATGA
- a CDS encoding ATP-binding protein, whose amino-acid sequence MSEEVAYQLLSGVLMSVVSSAPSFHSVRWEPRIYPGDPAHAFQVRADIRHDLRGFPDDLIWTMQLCCSELYANAVLHTVSGAPDGEVSRRLWLHRPDTLRLEVADGGWTTSRPTLPHDRDDAAWMTAEGQRGLLLVNAFAIDWGYYQVLPYSRLNLGLGVWADFRIDPDDVPRGLEHFIFTG is encoded by the coding sequence ATGAGTGAAGAAGTTGCATATCAGCTTCTCTCGGGGGTCCTCATGTCGGTCGTGTCGTCCGCCCCGTCGTTCCATTCGGTCCGGTGGGAACCGCGTATTTATCCCGGGGACCCCGCCCACGCCTTTCAGGTACGCGCGGATATCCGCCATGACCTGCGAGGATTTCCCGACGACCTGATCTGGACCATGCAGCTGTGCTGCTCCGAGCTGTACGCCAACGCGGTGCTCCACACCGTTTCTGGTGCGCCGGACGGAGAAGTGTCGCGCCGCCTCTGGCTGCACCGGCCCGACACGCTGCGGCTGGAAGTGGCCGACGGCGGCTGGACCACGAGCCGTCCCACCCTCCCCCACGACCGCGACGACGCCGCGTGGATGACCGCCGAAGGACAGCGCGGCCTCCTCCTGGTCAACGCCTTCGCGATCGACTGGGGCTACTACCAGGTGCTCCCCTACTCCCGCCTCAACCTCGGGCTCGGTGTCTGGGCCGATTTCCGCATCGACCCCGATGACGTGCCCCGGGGGCTGGAGCACTTCATCTTCACGGGCTGA
- a CDS encoding FAD-dependent monooxygenase: MVGRRRAVVIGAGIGGLTAARALVDAGWDVTVLERAPVVGPVGSGIGIGPNALRGLDLLGDGDAIRARSAAQTGGFRRWDGRWLVRTDMDAVMERFGDIIVILRRAEVIDVLLRRLPDGVLRTSTAAAEVDPGDARRPARVRTEAGEEVEADLVVAADGVNSRVRHALFPAHPGPVFAYPCWWVIAPMPEGAVLGTESWGVGTVAGVYPLADGGVYAYFTDNGEPGQSEEDERAGLLRRFGAWHDPIPQVIATAEHVIRNDVWWLRTPLPAFHSGRVALLGDAAHAMAPNMGQGACQAIEDGVTLAHLVATSADIGAGLAEYTRQRLPRTDRIVQRSGRIGGFLSSESRVLAAGRNALVSVFARLAPGGFLRTLDEGFDWRPPRLNEPTR; this comes from the coding sequence ATGGTGGGACGACGACGGGCCGTGGTCATCGGGGCCGGGATCGGCGGGCTGACCGCCGCGCGCGCACTCGTGGACGCCGGTTGGGACGTGACCGTCCTGGAGCGCGCGCCCGTGGTGGGGCCGGTGGGTTCCGGCATCGGCATCGGACCGAACGCGCTGCGCGGACTCGACCTGCTCGGCGACGGCGACGCCATCCGCGCGCGGTCGGCGGCGCAGACCGGCGGCTTCCGGCGGTGGGACGGCCGCTGGCTGGTCCGCACCGACATGGACGCCGTGATGGAGCGGTTCGGCGACATCATCGTCATCCTGCGCCGCGCGGAAGTGATCGACGTGCTGCTGCGGCGCCTCCCGGACGGTGTCCTGCGCACCTCCACCGCGGCCGCGGAGGTTGACCCCGGCGACGCGCGGCGCCCGGCGCGGGTGCGCACCGAGGCGGGGGAGGAGGTCGAGGCGGACCTCGTCGTGGCGGCCGACGGCGTCAACTCGCGGGTGCGGCACGCACTGTTCCCGGCGCACCCCGGGCCGGTCTTCGCCTACCCCTGCTGGTGGGTTATCGCCCCGATGCCCGAGGGCGCGGTGCTGGGGACCGAGAGCTGGGGCGTGGGCACGGTGGCGGGGGTGTACCCGCTGGCCGACGGGGGCGTCTACGCCTACTTCACCGACAACGGCGAGCCCGGTCAAAGCGAGGAGGACGAGCGGGCTGGGCTGCTGCGCCGGTTCGGGGCCTGGCACGACCCGATCCCCCAGGTCATCGCCACGGCGGAGCACGTCATTCGCAACGATGTGTGGTGGCTGCGCACGCCGCTGCCGGCGTTCCACTCCGGGCGGGTGGCGCTGCTGGGCGATGCCGCGCACGCGATGGCGCCCAACATGGGGCAGGGGGCCTGCCAGGCGATCGAGGACGGCGTGACCCTGGCGCACCTGGTGGCCACCTCGGCCGACATCGGCGCCGGGCTGGCCGAGTACACGCGCCAACGGCTGCCCCGCACCGACCGGATTGTGCAGCGCTCCGGCCGCATCGGCGGATTCCTGTCCTCGGAGTCGCGCGTGCTGGCGGCCGGGCGCAACGCCCTGGTCAGCGTGTTCGCGCGCCTTGCGCCGGGCGGGTTCCTCCGCACGTTGGACGAGGGCTTCGACTGGAGGCCGCCGCGGCTGAACGAGCCGACACGCTGA
- a CDS encoding succinate dehydrogenase/fumarate reductase iron-sulfur subunit, whose product MTTETTGKGTTRTFRVWRGGGDGELTTYEVEVNEGEVVLDVLHRLQATQTPDLAVRWNCKAGKCGSCSMEINGRPRLSCMARMSTFAPDETVTVMPMRTFPVIRDLVCDVSYNYAKAREIPSFTPDPATAPGDFRMGQEDVQRSQEFRKCIECFLCQNVCHVIRDHEENKENFSGPRFLMRVSELEMHPEDTADRRMISQDEFGLGYCNITKCCTEVCPENIQITDNALIPMKERVAGRRYDPLVWLGSKIGLRKGADTPMAPNTRKPSSAPEQ is encoded by the coding sequence ATGACCACCGAGACGACCGGCAAGGGCACCACGCGGACGTTCCGCGTCTGGCGCGGCGGTGGCGACGGAGAGCTCACCACCTACGAGGTCGAGGTCAACGAGGGCGAAGTCGTCCTCGACGTGCTGCACCGGCTGCAGGCGACCCAGACGCCGGACCTGGCGGTCCGGTGGAACTGCAAGGCGGGCAAGTGCGGCTCGTGCTCGATGGAGATCAACGGGCGGCCGCGGCTGTCCTGTATGGCGCGGATGAGCACGTTCGCACCCGACGAGACGGTCACGGTCATGCCGATGCGGACCTTTCCCGTCATCCGCGACCTGGTGTGCGACGTCTCGTACAACTACGCCAAGGCCCGCGAGATCCCCTCGTTCACCCCGGACCCGGCGACCGCGCCGGGCGACTTCCGGATGGGCCAGGAGGATGTGCAGCGCTCGCAGGAGTTCCGCAAGTGCATCGAGTGCTTCCTGTGCCAGAACGTGTGCCACGTGATCCGCGACCACGAGGAGAACAAGGAGAACTTCTCCGGCCCGCGCTTCCTGATGCGGGTCTCTGAGCTGGAGATGCACCCGGAGGACACCGCCGACCGCCGGATGATCTCCCAGGACGAGTTCGGCCTGGGCTACTGCAACATCACCAAGTGCTGCACGGAGGTCTGCCCCGAGAACATCCAGATCACCGACAACGCGCTGATCCCGATGAAGGAGCGGGTCGCGGGGCGTCGCTACGACCCGCTGGTCTGGCTCGGCTCCAAGATCGGCCTGCGGAAGGGGGCCGACACACCCATGGCCCCCAACACCCGCAAGCCGTCGTCGGCGCCGGAGCAGTAG